One Rhodoferax sp. GW822-FHT02A01 genomic window, ATGGCAAACAACGCACTGGCGTGCTTCCTGACGTCCGCCGCCCCAACCTTTGAGTTCATTTCCGCCATGGAAAGTGAACTTGTTATGGCAAGACGCGCAGGCTGCAACGTTGACGATTTCGCGCTGCTCAACATCGGTGTCGCTTGCCGTGATCACGCGACCCGTTGCCGGAATCCAGTCGAATACCAGGTCGACTGGTGTACGGATCTGGTCGTAGGACGTATTGGCATAGCCATCCGGGCAGATGCCGTTGTTGGTGTGGCAGTACGTGCTGGCAGAGGAACTTGTGCTGCTGCTCTTGGAGCCGCGCACCACACTGGAGACCTGGATAACCAGACGGTGTAGCGCATTGGGATCGTAGGTCAGATCGCCAAGATCAGCGATCTGCTGTGTAGTGCCGTTGGGTGCAGTGGAGCTGGCAACCTGCTGGGCAACTTGCGTAATATCTCGACGGAAGGTGTATTTGTATTGGCCGTTGCCGAGGTATTCCAGCGTGCCATTGTTTTCGGTTCCGGGTGCTCCGGGCGTGTAGGCGGTTGCCTTTCCGGTCGAATCCAGGGTTGGCGTCGAAACCATGTAGCTCACCCACTTTCCCGGGCTGCCATTGGAACCAGGGACGTACTTTGCAATGGCAAACGAAAGATTGGGATAGAAGGGAACGCTGTCCGTTGTGCCGCTTCCAGCGGGGCTGGCTACTGCACCTGTCTTCACGTCAGTTCGCTTGACCCACAATTGATCAACACCAGTCAAGGCCGTGTTGTTGTCCGAATTGACCAGCTGGAACGTGATGACCGGTGGGCTGTGGATGGTCACTCCCTGCACCGAACCGCTGATGGACAAATTGGCCATAGCCGCTGTGGACAGAGCCGCCGCATTGGTCGTACCGGAAGTTGTAACAGGCGCCGTTCCGGAAGTGGAAGAAGAACTGGTGGCAACGCCGTCGCTGCCACCGCCGCCGCAACTGATCAGTGTTGCACTGATTAATGCCAGCAGGCTACTGCCAAAGAATGTGCGTTTCATGTCGGTTCCCCTGTGCTTACTTGAATTTGTAGACGTAACGGCCGCCTACGAAAGTGACGTTTTGAATGGGCTGCAGCGAGACTGTCGAGTTGTCGGCGTAAGCGAAAGGTGTCGTACTGCTGCCCCAGGCCCACTGGTTGTATTCAGTGCGCTGATTGATCAGTTCAAACTGGATTTCCGATGCCTTGTCCAACTGGTACTTGGCATACAGCTTGAGAGTCATGGAACGATAGATTTCGTCCGAAGGCGGGTTGACGACTGCAGCACCCGTGGTCATGTTGATCCGGTAGGTATTGCGGTCTTCCAGAAAGGAAACGTTGCCCCCCAGTTCAAGCTTCGAGCTGATCTTTGCCGTTGCACCCAATCCGACCGTGGTATTCAGGTTGCCTAATTCAGCGATATACCCAACATCTTGGCGCATGCCCATGGTCTGTTTTCCGCTGCTGGCATACGCCGTTAAAGCCCACTTGTCATTGAGCTTGAGACTGGCATCCAGGTTGACAGAAAACGTGTCTGCGTTGTTCACGCCTGCCGACGTGGGTCCACTGTAATGATCCGTTCCTTGCTCGACCGAAGCTTGAATCGACAGCGCATCGCTTGCCATCCAGTCAGACGCAATCTTCACGGCGTCGCGATTGCGGTCCAGCATCGTCACAGGGAACGTTCCGCTCAGATTGCTGCTGGCAGAGTAGGAAATGAACGCATAGCCGGTGGTGGGATCTAGCGAATACCAGCGGTAGCCATCCCGCTCGCTATGCCTCAAACTAAGGGAGCCATTGAGGGTCTCCGACAGTGATCGACGCAACTCCGCGGTAAACCCGACTTCATTTGTCCGCTCCCGCATGGCGGCCATGGAGTCACTTGGAACCAGCGACGTGGAAACAGGACGATTGCGGTTGATGGACGCATAGTCAATGGCCAACAACCCGCGTGTATCACGTGAAAATTGGTAAAGTGCCTCGGCCTTGCCAGTCATGCGCAAGGAGTTGCTCGGCGAGTTCGTGTAAAGAGTACCCGAGCTGTCGGCGTAATAGTTGGCGATCCGGGTGCTGTCATCTTTCTGCTCGTAGCGGCCATTGAAATTGAGCGTCCAGTCGCTGCCGGGTCGCATGGTCAGTCCAACTTGCGCCAAGGTGGTATCAACAGCGCCGCCCAAGCTTCCAGAACCCAGACTGCCAAAACTTTCATCTTGTGTGGCATGGGTGTAGGCGACCTTGAAATTGGCACGTGTGGTGGGCTGGAACGCGTAGGTGCCCGAAAGATAGATCTGGTGTGCCTGGTTGTCGGGGGCGAGCGCAACCGGTTGCGAAAGGTTGGTGGCCAGTGCAGCCTGCGTCGCTCCGGCGCCCAATACGCCGCCAATCCCGCCGAGGGAAACGGTGCTGTTATCGTTCTTGTAAAAAGATCCGTAGTAGCCGGCAGTGATGCTGAGCTTGTCTTCAAAATAGTGGACGGCACCTTCAAATTGCTGGGTAGTGGAATTGACCGGCTCCGGCATGAGGAACAACGCAGCCACCGTTGAATTGGTCCCTGAACAGATCGGGCTGATTACGTTGGAGCAATATCCACCGACGCCGGAAAGGCGGGTTCCATCTTTGTCTTCACTCTTGAAGTTCGCCTCGACGGACAGGTTGGATGAAATCCATTTGAGACCTGAGAGCGAAAACGATTTTCTCTTAAGGTCCAGGTTGACATTCGTTCCACCCGCCAATGCCACGGAATTGGTTACCGGATTGGTGCTGCCAATGCCCTGCATGCCCGTGTTGAGCGTCAGCGGATCGTGATGAACCTGCTCACTGTATTCAATGGAGAACTTCCAGTCGCTCTGCATCTCACGGGAGAAGTTCAGCTCCCGGTTGTCCAGCCCCAGATTGCGACCCTCGCTGCGCGTCCATAGCCCGGTTGCCTCCTCGCGCCGGATGTACTCATAGTCCAGTAGGACAGCAGAGTCGGAATCGCCGTAGCCGTTGTATTGGCTCCAGAGGCTGCGGTCTTTGCGGGAACCCGATGTGCCTGCAGCGCCTACGGAAACGGAGGTCGTGTCGGGCTTGGTCAGCTTGTCCATGTCGTCGTCGGCATAGGCCTGACCAAAGGCCGCCAACAGCGCCACGACAAGTACCGTCTGCTGAAAGCTGCAATGTTCTTTGCGTGTTGTCATGATCGTTACACCTTCTCAACGGAAGAGGCGCTGTCCAGCGGAAGCTGGGTTGTTGCTGCCATGCACCTGGGTGTGGCAGTTGAGACAGCCCCGTCCCTGGGTGATTGCGGCTCCATTCCACCAGCCCGGATTGCCGACTGAACCGCTGGCCACAGAAGGCTGGATCGCTCCATGGGTGGTATGGCAGGTCTGGCACAGGAACGGCGGTCGGCTCTTCAACAGACTTGGTGCCGTGGTGCCATGCGCCTCGTGGCAGTTGCCGCAGTTCTCATCAACGGGTTGGTGGCTATGCACAAAGGGGCCACGCTTTTCCATGTGGCAGGCATAGCAGGTGTCAACTACGCTGTCGCGCTTCATCAAGCTGGGACCAGCCGAGCCATGCGGGTTATGACAGTCGGAGCACGACATCTTGCCTTCAACCAAAGGATGGTGTGACGGCTTGTTCAGCTGTGTGCGCTGGGCCTTGTGGCATGCGAAGCAGGTCTCGCTCTGCATCCGTTTGTCACGCACCGGATCCTTGGCGACGTGCGCCTTGTGGCAAGCGGAACAGGTTACATCACGTGTCTGATGTACGCTGCCGTCCCAGTGATCACGCTTGCTATCGTGGGAGTGGCACTCCTGACATGTTTCGTTTCGAACCTGTGCGCTCGAAGGCGTCTTGCCACCATAGACGACATCAGGGTGAGGCCGCTTTCCGGACCCCTTGTAGTCCAGATGGGCCTCGCTCGCGCCATGGCAACTGGTGCAGGTAGGTGTGCGAATGTCCGTTTGCGTTCCATGGCGGGTTTTGCCGATCGGGTTTGGAGGGCGGGTGTCGGCCACCGTTCCATGCCGGGTCTTGCCGATGGCAAGAAGTTCGGGTGCATCGGATTCGTCATGACAGGCCGTGCAGGCTGCATCACCCTTTAGTACCAGGTCTTGGGGCTCGTCGGCGGCCTGCACCGACGATACGCACAGCACCACCCCCGCGGCCACACACCACGTCATCAACCGTCTCATGAGCTTCATTTCCGTTTCCCTAATGTGTGCCCGTGTTTCCGGGCCCATCCGACAGTCCTAGCCGCTCAAGCCCGGCGCTTGCGCCCCGGGCGTCAAGGGCCTATTGCGCCAGGATCCACTGCGCCAGGTTCTTCAGTGCCTTGGCGTCTTTGGTATCGATGATCTTGTGTTCGTCTTCGGTGCCATCTTCCAGCTTGATCTTGGGACCCGTGGTGATGTTCTTAATGATCTTGTCTTCACCATCAGCCTTGCCGGCGTACTTGGCGGCAATCTTCTTGTACGAGGGGCCCTTCTTGGTCTTGTCAATGGCGTGGCACTTGAAGCAGTCGTTCTTCTTGGCCAGCGACTGGGCAGCATCGGCGTCCACATCGGCAGCAAATGCACTTCCGCCCAGGCCAAGGAA contains:
- a CDS encoding MtrB/PioB family decaheme-associated outer membrane protein, which produces MALLAAFGQAYADDDMDKLTKPDTTSVSVGAAGTSGSRKDRSLWSQYNGYGDSDSAVLLDYEYIRREEATGLWTRSEGRNLGLDNRELNFSREMQSDWKFSIEYSEQVHHDPLTLNTGMQGIGSTNPVTNSVALAGGTNVNLDLKRKSFSLSGLKWISSNLSVEANFKSEDKDGTRLSGVGGYCSNVISPICSGTNSTVAALFLMPEPVNSTTQQFEGAVHYFEDKLSITAGYYGSFYKNDNSTVSLGGIGGVLGAGATQAALATNLSQPVALAPDNQAHQIYLSGTYAFQPTTRANFKVAYTHATQDESFGSLGSGSLGGAVDTTLAQVGLTMRPGSDWTLNFNGRYEQKDDSTRIANYYADSSGTLYTNSPSNSLRMTGKAEALYQFSRDTRGLLAIDYASINRNRPVSTSLVPSDSMAAMRERTNEVGFTAELRRSLSETLNGSLSLRHSERDGYRWYSLDPTTGYAFISYSASSNLSGTFPVTMLDRNRDAVKIASDWMASDALSIQASVEQGTDHYSGPTSAGVNNADTFSVNLDASLKLNDKWALTAYASSGKQTMGMRQDVGYIAELGNLNTTVGLGATAKISSKLELGGNVSFLEDRNTYRINMTTGAAVVNPPSDEIYRSMTLKLYAKYQLDKASEIQFELINQRTEYNQWAWGSSTTPFAYADNSTVSLQPIQNVTFVGGRYVYKFK
- a CDS encoding c-type cytochrome, coding for MKSATFTSFRAVTCVTSFALAAFLGLGGSAFAADVDADAAQSLAKKNDCFKCHAIDKTKKGPSYKKIAAKYAGKADGEDKIIKNITTGPKIKLEDGTEDEHKIIDTKDAKALKNLAQWILAQ
- a CDS encoding DmsE family decaheme c-type cytochrome yields the protein MKLMRRLMTWCVAAGVVLCVSSVQAADEPQDLVLKGDAACTACHDESDAPELLAIGKTRHGTVADTRPPNPIGKTRHGTQTDIRTPTCTSCHGASEAHLDYKGSGKRPHPDVVYGGKTPSSAQVRNETCQECHSHDSKRDHWDGSVHQTRDVTCSACHKAHVAKDPVRDKRMQSETCFACHKAQRTQLNKPSHHPLVEGKMSCSDCHNPHGSAGPSLMKRDSVVDTCYACHMEKRGPFVHSHQPVDENCGNCHEAHGTTAPSLLKSRPPFLCQTCHTTHGAIQPSVASGSVGNPGWWNGAAITQGRGCLNCHTQVHGSNNPASAGQRLFR